From Leptospira venezuelensis, a single genomic window includes:
- a CDS encoding YhjD/YihY/BrkB family envelope integrity protein, whose product MNSHPNTKYSRFFDYIPDAGLGRKINFTVRVLAASAYRFAKDECLIKASGISYTTIVSLIPMLVVALSLLTITSGLDNRKEEIFDKINAFFLVSNINLDINPYLDTLGELIDAARQIGAIGFILLVFSATTVLRSLENSFNSIWRIEEKRSVLQEFVFYFFVLSIGPLLLVIGDNLAKKVTDVFRPPHYLSMDKDPENHVWISGENGTLFRMDSGLKQDYYLDEKDIDLKNIRCLDSFGVRVDFCEKPDISKENFVRVSIKDGKVYVLSEKGLFLSKPVEGSVWNAIYFDNSNFKDFEYINEGNFYLIFSNGEVLHFFTQGRSYKPVFTNLLKIRANRVYFPEPYLGYIVDEDGNVWKSEDGGYTWNATKITGHGLKDIHRIRPGEFFVTGERGSVFKTEDGGYSWKNLSHKRYTFTKVWSIENEESADIFLLDALGNILVSIDGGEHWNTFYIPAKGKVFASGLLDRSENGRFRLLNIGEYKKISLSEYKDVKYETIILQGGESLFSPYNILKFFFPLIGIWLFFLALFTLIPNTKVPIRASAWGAGFTSVIFLVFLYGFQVYITSFSETTMIVYKALASIPIFLIGVYSLSLIVLFGAEVTACVQYPERYYAPFQLIEEHHTAFSYEFRKLIGVLKAVYSVQKESKIAPRNADLAIKSGLHAEEIPRLTKTLSEAGLLVETNEGGAWLPVVSGEDLTLGDFYRRIPEPLLKEDPSFHVYPDKVREKMDKAETSLQKDLDAISFRDLID is encoded by the coding sequence ATGAATTCTCATCCGAATACAAAGTACAGTAGATTTTTCGATTATATTCCAGACGCAGGTTTAGGCAGAAAAATAAACTTCACAGTTCGAGTTTTAGCAGCCTCTGCCTACCGCTTTGCCAAAGACGAATGTCTCATCAAGGCTTCCGGTATTTCTTATACTACGATCGTTTCTTTAATTCCAATGCTTGTAGTAGCTCTTTCTCTTTTAACAATCACTTCCGGATTGGATAATCGAAAAGAAGAAATATTCGATAAAATTAATGCGTTTTTCCTCGTAAGCAATATCAACTTGGATATTAATCCTTACTTGGACACTTTAGGAGAATTGATTGATGCAGCCAGACAAATCGGCGCAATCGGCTTTATTCTTTTAGTATTCTCTGCAACCACTGTACTAAGATCTTTAGAAAACTCGTTTAACTCTATATGGAGAATCGAAGAAAAAAGATCCGTTCTACAAGAATTCGTATTTTACTTTTTTGTTCTTTCTATCGGACCTTTACTCCTAGTGATCGGGGACAATCTGGCTAAAAAGGTAACTGATGTATTTCGCCCTCCTCATTATCTAAGCATGGACAAGGATCCAGAAAATCATGTTTGGATTTCAGGTGAAAATGGCACACTATTTCGAATGGATTCCGGTCTCAAACAAGACTATTATCTGGATGAGAAGGACATCGATCTAAAGAATATCCGTTGTTTAGATTCTTTCGGAGTCAGAGTAGATTTTTGTGAAAAACCCGATATCTCTAAAGAGAATTTCGTAAGAGTTTCCATAAAAGACGGAAAAGTGTATGTACTTTCCGAAAAAGGTTTATTTCTATCTAAACCTGTCGAAGGCTCCGTATGGAATGCCATCTATTTCGATAATTCTAATTTTAAAGATTTCGAATATATAAATGAGGGAAATTTTTATCTCATCTTCTCCAATGGAGAAGTCCTACATTTTTTCACCCAAGGGAGAAGCTACAAACCAGTATTCACAAATCTATTGAAGATCCGTGCAAATCGAGTTTATTTCCCGGAACCATACCTGGGCTATATCGTAGATGAAGACGGAAATGTCTGGAAAAGCGAAGATGGTGGCTATACTTGGAACGCTACTAAGATCACCGGTCACGGCCTAAAAGATATTCATCGGATCAGGCCTGGAGAATTTTTTGTCACTGGAGAAAGAGGTTCCGTTTTCAAAACGGAAGATGGGGGTTATTCCTGGAAAAATCTCAGTCACAAAAGATATACATTTACTAAAGTTTGGTCCATCGAAAACGAAGAATCGGCTGATATCTTTCTTTTAGATGCACTCGGCAATATTTTAGTTTCTATAGACGGTGGAGAACATTGGAATACTTTTTATATTCCTGCCAAAGGAAAAGTTTTCGCTTCCGGCTTATTGGACAGAAGCGAGAATGGAAGATTCAGATTATTGAATATAGGAGAATATAAAAAGATCAGTCTCTCCGAATATAAAGACGTTAAATATGAGACAATCATCCTTCAAGGAGGAGAGTCACTATTCTCACCTTATAATATTCTAAAATTCTTCTTTCCTTTAATAGGGATCTGGCTCTTTTTCTTAGCATTATTCACTTTGATCCCAAATACAAAAGTTCCAATCAGAGCATCTGCATGGGGAGCGGGTTTTACAAGCGTGATCTTCTTGGTCTTCCTATATGGATTTCAAGTATATATCACTTCCTTTTCGGAAACCACAATGATTGTCTATAAGGCACTCGCCTCCATTCCTATCTTTTTAATTGGAGTGTATTCATTATCATTGATCGTTCTATTCGGTGCAGAAGTAACCGCATGCGTGCAATATCCGGAAAGATATTACGCACCTTTCCAATTGATAGAAGAACATCATACTGCATTTAGTTATGAATTCAGAAAATTGATCGGAGTTTTAAAAGCAGTCTACTCCGTTCAAAAAGAAAGTAAGATTGCTCCTCGAAATGCTGATCTTGCAATCAAATCAGGGCTTCATGCAGAAGAGATCCCTAGATTGACTAAAACATTATCAGAAGCAGGACTTTTAGTAGAAACAAATGAGGGTGGAGCTTGGTTGCCAGTGGTTTCCGGAGAAGATTTGACTCTGGGAGATTTTTATCGCAGGATACCGGAACCCCTTTTAAAAGAAGATCCTTCTTTTCATGTTTATCCTGATAAGGTTCGGGAAAAAATGGATAAGGCCGAAACCTCTTTGCAAAAAGATCTGGATGCAATTAGCTTTAGGGATCTAATCGATTGA
- a CDS encoding DUF2721 domain-containing protein: MEVLTYNTPGILFPAISLLMLAFTNRFFGLTSLVRQLLDKYREHQDSALIAQIQNLKIRISQIRSAQAFGILSLTFCTISISLVAIWNMGAWYFFGFSLVSMLISLMYSLIEIQLSVKALEIEIETTIRSTKN; encoded by the coding sequence ATGGAAGTTCTGACTTATAATACTCCAGGAATTTTGTTTCCTGCAATTTCTCTTTTAATGCTCGCATTTACGAATCGTTTTTTTGGACTTACTTCTCTTGTTAGACAACTATTGGATAAATATAGAGAACACCAGGACTCTGCGCTTATTGCGCAAATCCAAAATCTAAAAATTAGGATTTCTCAGATTAGATCAGCTCAGGCTTTTGGAATTCTAAGTCTTACGTTTTGTACGATTTCCATAAGTTTGGTAGCGATATGGAATATGGGAGCTTGGTATTTTTTTGGATTTTCGTTGGTTTCTATGCTTATCTCTTTAATGTATTCGTTGATTGAAATCCAACTTTCAGTTAAAGCTTTAGAAATAGAAATCGAAACAACAATTCGTTCTACTAAGAACTAA
- a CDS encoding SDR family oxidoreductase, with protein sequence MISFSNENSYSFFKDKVVWITGASSGIGEALAAELKGTGAKLILSARRTQELLRVRDAQGWKEEDSMILPLDLENYDSLKQFPEEVIRKFGKIDVLINNGGISQRSLAHETLISTYRSLMNINFFGNIAITLATLPYFRKEKKGYIVSISSIAGKFGVPFRTGYSASKFALSGFYEGLRAENSGDNLKVLLVYPGFIKTKISENAFSGDGSKHGILDPGIQRGIEVEECAKRILDAIVSGEQEIIIASIKERFGIFLHKFFPKFFSLFLTRARVI encoded by the coding sequence ATGATAAGTTTTTCTAATGAAAACTCATATTCCTTCTTTAAAGATAAGGTAGTATGGATTACAGGGGCTTCTTCCGGAATAGGAGAGGCTTTAGCAGCGGAATTAAAGGGAACCGGGGCGAAATTAATACTTTCTGCTAGGAGAACCCAAGAATTGTTACGAGTAAGAGATGCTCAGGGATGGAAAGAGGAGGATTCTATGATCCTTCCTCTTGATCTGGAAAATTATGATTCTTTAAAACAATTTCCAGAAGAAGTGATCCGAAAATTTGGAAAGATAGATGTGTTAATAAATAACGGTGGAATTAGTCAACGCTCCCTTGCTCATGAGACTTTGATTTCTACCTATCGATCTTTGATGAATATTAACTTTTTTGGAAATATCGCCATAACCTTAGCGACTCTTCCTTATTTTCGAAAAGAGAAAAAGGGTTATATTGTTAGTATTTCCAGTATAGCTGGAAAATTTGGAGTTCCTTTTCGAACTGGTTATTCCGCTTCTAAGTTCGCGTTATCCGGCTTTTACGAAGGTCTTAGGGCGGAGAACTCGGGCGATAATTTAAAAGTTCTATTGGTATATCCTGGATTTATAAAAACGAAAATTTCAGAAAACGCTTTTTCAGGAGATGGCTCTAAACATGGGATATTAGACCCGGGAATCCAGCGAGGTATAGAAGTAGAAGAATGTGCCAAGAGGATCTTAGATGCTATCGTTTCAGGTGAACAAGAAATCATTATTGCCAGTATAAAGGAACGATTTGGTATTTTTTTACATAAATTCTTTCCTAAATTTTTCAGTTTGTTTCTAACGAGAGCAAGAGTAATATAA
- a CDS encoding fumarylacetoacetate hydrolase family protein yields the protein MAKNYIRFEKDRKIDWAKLEQGTAIPLKAGDLNTRDFLEFLKGNRSSSNSTVYKYQDLKILSPITAPCQIICQGANYRQHLIESGLDPNEKTYNLFFTKSDASISSPLGEVVRPSNVKLLDYEIELGLVFGKSITGPLEIGPENISEYVAALFMANDVSARDIQLPQMQWYKGKSYRSFLPAGPVLAVLEPGDFALLESLELTLLVNDQVRQHDSVSSLVFKPAETISELSSFCDIAPGDVLLTGTPSGCALRAPGKLLQKIAALLPEKKKWELFIKGQLKRSEYLQPGDKIHSFIRSADRRIDLGDQILKVVQE from the coding sequence ATGGCTAAGAATTATATACGTTTTGAAAAAGATCGGAAAATAGATTGGGCAAAATTGGAACAAGGGACTGCCATTCCATTGAAAGCAGGCGACTTGAATACCAGAGATTTTTTAGAGTTTTTAAAAGGAAACCGATCATCTTCGAATTCTACAGTTTATAAATACCAGGACTTGAAAATACTCTCCCCGATCACGGCACCTTGCCAGATTATCTGCCAAGGTGCGAATTACCGGCAACATTTGATCGAATCCGGATTAGATCCTAACGAAAAAACGTACAATTTATTTTTTACTAAATCGGATGCATCTATTTCCTCTCCTTTGGGAGAAGTGGTCCGACCAAGTAATGTAAAATTATTAGATTATGAAATAGAGCTTGGGCTTGTATTCGGAAAATCGATTACAGGGCCTTTGGAGATTGGTCCCGAAAATATTTCTGAATACGTAGCCGCTTTGTTTATGGCTAATGATGTTTCAGCCAGAGATATTCAGCTTCCGCAAATGCAATGGTATAAGGGCAAATCTTATCGCAGTTTTCTTCCTGCCGGGCCTGTTCTTGCAGTATTAGAACCAGGAGATTTCGCTCTTTTAGAAAGTTTGGAACTGACCTTACTTGTAAACGATCAAGTTAGACAACATGATTCTGTTTCCAGCCTCGTTTTCAAACCGGCTGAGACAATTTCTGAATTATCAAGTTTTTGTGATATAGCTCCTGGAGATGTGCTTCTTACAGGAACTCCGTCAGGCTGTGCTCTCCGCGCTCCTGGAAAATTACTTCAGAAAATTGCGGCACTTCTTCCTGAAAAAAAGAAATGGGAATTATTTATCAAAGGGCAACTTAAACGATCAGAGTATTTACAGCCAGGAGATAAGATTCATTCCTTTATCAGGAGTGCAGATCGTAGAATTGATTTGGGTGATCAGATTTTAAAGGTTGTTCAAGAATGA
- a CDS encoding VOC family protein yields the protein MKQIQSTSLCPVRADQPLSKVSDIAYIRLGRKHLESASNYYLDFGLSILEKTENRILFHGNSSDLPCWSLEKASRDFLLGLGVYISSEKEFERLKKLENAKFQPMGRFGTCPSVTLIDPSGLPVDVLLSNIPKRETSDLSLPKLWNTPRESKRINLPRPYDSGPAKVNRLGHAVFLKQEFLKNAQWYCDTFGFIPSDIQILPESKEPVIVFLRCDNGETPTDHHTIVIATGVDDRLEHCAFELEDLDEVAKGREWMLEQGWKSAWGIGRHLLGSQIFDYQRDPSGMLVEHYSDGDKFDNTVPVGFHWINRKSLYQWGEDMPENFLDTKLSFHKVKELLKGIFAGKDIKIRTLLELKKVASKSPRNWIKY from the coding sequence ATGAAACAAATTCAATCTACTTCTCTATGTCCAGTTCGAGCAGATCAACCTTTGAGTAAAGTAAGCGATATAGCGTACATTCGATTAGGTAGAAAACATTTGGAATCTGCCTCCAATTATTATCTTGATTTCGGGCTTTCTATCCTGGAGAAAACAGAAAATAGGATCTTGTTTCATGGTAATAGCTCCGATCTGCCCTGCTGGTCTTTAGAAAAAGCTAGCAGGGACTTTTTATTGGGTCTAGGCGTGTATATTTCTTCAGAAAAAGAATTTGAAAGACTCAAGAAACTAGAAAATGCAAAATTCCAGCCTATGGGAAGATTCGGGACTTGTCCTTCTGTTACTTTGATTGATCCGTCCGGTCTTCCAGTCGATGTGTTATTATCGAATATTCCAAAAAGGGAGACTTCGGATCTATCTCTTCCAAAATTATGGAACACTCCAAGAGAATCAAAAAGGATTAATTTGCCTCGACCGTATGACTCCGGTCCTGCAAAAGTAAACCGTTTGGGACATGCCGTTTTTCTAAAACAGGAATTCTTAAAGAATGCTCAGTGGTACTGTGATACTTTCGGGTTTATTCCATCTGATATTCAAATCCTACCGGAATCCAAGGAGCCTGTAATAGTATTTCTAAGATGTGATAACGGTGAAACACCTACGGACCATCATACGATTGTAATTGCTACTGGTGTTGATGATCGATTAGAACATTGTGCTTTCGAATTGGAAGATTTGGACGAGGTCGCCAAAGGGAGGGAATGGATGTTGGAACAAGGTTGGAAATCTGCATGGGGGATAGGAAGACATCTGTTAGGGAGTCAGATATTCGATTATCAAAGAGATCCGAGCGGTATGCTTGTGGAACACTACTCGGACGGGGATAAATTCGATAACACAGTTCCGGTTGGTTTTCATTGGATCAATCGTAAAAGTTTATATCAATGGGGAGAGGATATGCCGGAAAATTTTTTAGACACCAAACTTTCTTTTCATAAAGTAAAAGAACTGTTAAAGGGAATTTTCGCTGGCAAGGATATAAAGATCCGAACTTTATTGGAGCTTAAAAAAGTGGCTTCAAAATCTCCTAGAAATTGGATTAAGTATTAA
- a CDS encoding bifunctional 3-(3-hydroxy-phenyl)propionate/3-hydroxycinnamic acid hydroxylase has translation MRSITEEWPEKPNVIIVGAGPVGVLAANLLGQQGIPVLLIDQNPGVLEIPRAISLDQDALRILQAAGFGEQISKSMPAISSIEMISPFSGIFAKINSAGSMDGHPRLVSIYQPELERILRKGLTRFPNVRLWSECTYITHTETDSEIIVRVRCKETEYRITGAYLLGSDGAHSKVREKQGWRLKGSAYKEDWLILDVANLPETLDKVEFICDPKRPIAHVPGPNGSQRWEFLLRDGETKEEMETPMKVSELMKPWGDVSSMKLERIAVYRFQAKTADCMGKGRVFLLGDAAHLTPPFAGQGLVSGIRDTFNLSWKIAAVLKKKASPKILFSYNTERKPHAKKMIRLAVFLGSIIMTRSKIKAFFRDLLFKFLHYTPLRPYLSDLRIRPQNSFKKGLFLKRETLSKCNLYPGSLFPQAPVRSKNGSLVLSDDLFEPALYIVGYGKHPHSILDSSSSEIWNKMGGKILYISNQQKIIESDSFAPEAEDVTSSFFSAFGGLERFAIVRPDKIVAAVFSAQNADQVVRKFTKVYQGSML, from the coding sequence TTGCGATCGATAACTGAAGAATGGCCTGAAAAGCCGAATGTGATCATAGTTGGAGCTGGTCCCGTAGGAGTGCTCGCAGCAAATCTTTTAGGTCAGCAGGGGATTCCGGTCCTTTTGATCGATCAAAATCCTGGAGTATTGGAAATTCCAAGAGCTATCTCTTTGGACCAAGATGCATTGAGGATATTACAGGCTGCTGGTTTTGGAGAGCAGATCTCAAAAAGTATGCCTGCAATATCCAGTATAGAGATGATTTCTCCTTTCAGTGGGATCTTTGCCAAAATCAATTCAGCCGGGTCCATGGATGGGCATCCTCGTTTGGTCTCAATCTATCAACCTGAACTGGAACGAATTTTAAGAAAAGGTCTTACAAGATTTCCTAATGTTCGTCTTTGGTCGGAATGTACTTATATTACTCATACGGAAACAGATTCGGAGATTATCGTAAGAGTTCGATGCAAAGAAACGGAATATAGAATTACCGGAGCTTATCTTTTAGGTTCCGATGGAGCCCATAGTAAAGTAAGGGAAAAGCAAGGTTGGAGATTAAAAGGTTCCGCATATAAGGAAGATTGGCTCATTCTAGATGTCGCGAATTTACCGGAAACATTAGATAAAGTTGAATTTATCTGCGATCCTAAAAGACCAATCGCTCATGTCCCGGGACCAAATGGGTCCCAACGATGGGAGTTCCTCCTGAGAGATGGAGAAACAAAAGAAGAAATGGAAACACCTATGAAAGTATCGGAACTCATGAAACCTTGGGGAGACGTTTCTTCCATGAAGCTGGAAAGGATCGCGGTTTATAGATTTCAGGCAAAGACAGCGGATTGTATGGGAAAGGGAAGGGTGTTCCTTCTCGGAGATGCTGCTCATTTAACTCCTCCCTTTGCTGGGCAAGGCTTAGTAAGTGGAATAAGAGATACCTTTAATCTTTCTTGGAAAATCGCTGCCGTCTTAAAGAAGAAAGCTTCTCCTAAAATTTTATTTAGTTATAATACGGAAAGAAAACCACATGCAAAAAAGATGATACGTTTGGCTGTATTTTTAGGATCTATCATCATGACTCGAAGCAAAATTAAAGCCTTTTTTAGGGATCTTCTATTTAAATTTTTACATTATACTCCTCTCAGGCCTTATTTATCCGACTTGAGGATACGACCTCAAAATTCTTTTAAAAAAGGACTTTTTTTAAAAAGAGAAACTTTGTCCAAATGTAATCTTTATCCAGGTTCACTTTTTCCACAGGCACCAGTTCGATCGAAGAACGGTTCTTTAGTATTATCGGATGACTTGTTTGAACCGGCATTGTATATTGTTGGCTACGGTAAACATCCTCATTCTATTTTGGATTCGAGTTCATCTGAAATATGGAATAAGATGGGTGGAAAAATATTATATATTTCTAATCAACAAAAGATTATTGAATCTGATTCCTTTGCCCCTGAGGCTGAAGATGTGACATCTTCTTTTTTCTCTGCATTCGGTGGGTTAGAAAGATTTGCGATTGTTCGACCAGATAAAATCGTGGCTGCTGTCTTTTCTGCTCAAAACGCTGACCAAGTCGTGCGTAAATTTACGAAAGTCTATCAAGGATCCATGCTATGA
- a CDS encoding TetR/AcrR family transcriptional regulator: protein MMASTPRKKLAPKRERTKLQIMKAALRLFAQKDAGETSIAEVTAEAEVANGTFYNYFKTKEELLEASSFALIESIASEVETSMNELEDSAERMALAGIFFFKKARMDSDWGWALIRVAAAAPRMSDMLLSYPLKDLQRGIKSGKFSIESIESALGLFVGALHYGIRNILEGRAKDKSHDKDMMILVLRSFGVPLTSAKSLASKGFDRAWKSEPGLSKL from the coding sequence ATGATGGCCTCTACACCTAGAAAAAAATTAGCCCCTAAGCGGGAAAGAACTAAGCTCCAAATCATGAAAGCCGCCCTGAGATTGTTCGCACAAAAAGACGCGGGCGAGACTTCGATTGCGGAAGTAACGGCAGAGGCAGAAGTCGCAAATGGAACCTTCTATAATTATTTCAAAACAAAGGAAGAACTATTGGAAGCTTCCTCCTTTGCATTGATCGAATCAATTGCGTCGGAAGTAGAAACAAGTATGAATGAGTTGGAAGATTCTGCAGAGAGAATGGCTTTAGCAGGGATTTTTTTCTTTAAAAAGGCAAGAATGGATTCTGATTGGGGATGGGCCTTGATTAGAGTTGCAGCGGCTGCGCCAAGGATGAGCGATATGCTACTTAGTTACCCTCTGAAAGATCTACAAAGAGGGATAAAGTCCGGAAAATTCTCCATTGAATCGATAGAATCAGCTCTCGGACTTTTTGTAGGAGCTCTTCATTATGGAATTAGAAATATTTTGGAAGGAAGAGCCAAAGACAAATCGCATGATAAAGACATGATGATATTAGTATTAAGAAGTTTTGGAGTCCCTCTTACCTCTGCCAAAAGCCTGGCTTCTAAGGGTTTCGATAGAGCCTGGAAAAGTGAGCCGGGACTTTCTAAACTTTAG
- a CDS encoding rod-binding protein: MMIDKIQDYRSKLDLTERPEVQRLLREEKNVKPGQSFPDQLREEFNNTLSGKVSSSEVRMPHNIKEEIAADPYRKKLFDASGEFESIFVKMMLKEMKSTVHKSGLIDGGYAEEIFEDMLYDEYSKNLSANSSLGLAEQIYQSLSSNLPPISKLDSKV; encoded by the coding sequence ATAATGATAGATAAAATACAAGACTATCGATCTAAATTGGATCTTACTGAAAGACCGGAAGTGCAAAGACTTTTACGTGAAGAAAAAAATGTTAAGCCGGGCCAAAGTTTTCCGGACCAACTGAGGGAAGAGTTTAATAATACCTTATCCGGAAAGGTTTCTTCCTCCGAAGTAAGAATGCCTCATAATATTAAAGAAGAGATTGCTGCGGATCCTTACCGCAAAAAGTTATTCGATGCCTCCGGTGAATTTGAATCCATCTTTGTTAAGATGATGTTGAAAGAAATGAAATCTACAGTTCATAAATCGGGCCTCATCGATGGTGGATATGCAGAAGAAATTTTCGAAGATATGCTGTATGATGAGTATTCTAAGAACTTATCTGCGAATTCTTCTTTGGGATTGGCAGAGCAGATCTATCAGTCTTTGTCTTCTAATCTTCCACCGATCTCTAAATTAGATTCTAAAGTTTAG
- a CDS encoding flagellar basal body P-ring protein FlgI gives MKKGIFLFVIFSLSLSGAEVRLKDLAKIEGIRDNQITGYGIVVGLPGTGDSKTPMTTESMKNYLKNLGVDANLKPEQTKNIASVLITANIPSYARKGDRLDVTVSSIGDAKSLEGGVLLQSPLKTANDKIYAVASGVISFGGKENSTGGLGRASKKTVGIVHAGAIVETELKEDFFSNQRVVIRLNSQDFSLMNNVVNRIKETIPEKFGLKAESIQALTPSEIVIEVGAGFSVKSPGLLNLLSDLENITVESNPRAKVVINERSGVIVMGGNITIDEVAVARSGLSLSVADKNRRPTRLSGEKLPVKESFVIEEATQVSDVVEALNKVGASTKDIIAILEALKAAGALHAELEIQ, from the coding sequence ATGAAAAAAGGTATTTTTCTTTTTGTAATATTCTCCTTATCTCTTTCTGGAGCAGAAGTTCGTTTGAAGGATTTAGCTAAGATAGAAGGAATCAGAGATAATCAGATAACTGGCTACGGAATCGTGGTTGGGCTTCCGGGTACTGGAGATTCTAAAACTCCAATGACTACTGAAAGTATGAAAAATTATCTCAAAAATCTTGGAGTGGATGCTAATCTCAAACCGGAGCAAACAAAGAACATAGCTTCTGTATTAATTACCGCTAATATTCCTTCTTATGCTCGCAAAGGTGATCGACTAGATGTAACTGTTTCATCTATCGGAGACGCTAAGTCTTTGGAGGGAGGAGTTCTTCTTCAATCTCCTTTGAAAACTGCTAACGATAAAATTTATGCAGTAGCAAGCGGAGTTATCTCTTTCGGTGGGAAAGAGAACAGCACGGGAGGACTCGGAAGAGCTTCCAAAAAGACTGTAGGAATTGTTCATGCAGGTGCAATTGTAGAAACTGAGCTAAAAGAAGATTTCTTTTCTAACCAAAGAGTAGTTATTCGTTTGAATAGCCAAGATTTCTCTTTAATGAATAATGTTGTTAATCGTATTAAGGAAACCATTCCTGAAAAATTCGGATTGAAAGCCGAGTCCATTCAGGCGTTAACTCCTTCCGAGATTGTGATAGAAGTAGGAGCTGGATTCTCCGTTAAATCTCCTGGACTTCTTAATCTTCTTTCTGATCTGGAAAACATTACTGTCGAATCAAATCCTAGAGCAAAAGTTGTAATCAACGAAAGATCCGGCGTAATTGTAATGGGAGGGAACATCACAATCGATGAGGTAGCAGTTGCAAGATCTGGCCTAAGTCTTTCGGTCGCAGATAAGAATAGGAGACCTACAAGACTGAGTGGAGAAAAACTCCCCGTTAAAGAGTCTTTCGTGATTGAAGAAGCCACTCAGGTCTCCGACGTAGTGGAAGCATTGAACAAGGTGGGGGCTTCCACAAAAGATATCATAGCAATTTTAGAAGCATTGAAAGCGGCAGGCGCGCTTCATGCAGAATTGGAGATACAATAA
- a CDS encoding flagellar basal body L-ring protein FlgH, which produces MIRILKFILPLLFLSGMIALFAQDLSQWQDKNPYSRSQNLKVGTAIFVKLKEGFTAEFEIESTADENITIKAVPDKKVIPDNPAYNTDRTIVRKNKGKIKSLGKLKGNLTAVVTAIDANTGLLTLQGQRSSTYNGEPSQVLLTGRLSPEFIAKDNSVDADRIADLQIQFTGRIEPKNLQPPITLKTINNPDGTVTVKAELSEEEKQRYILEQLNRLLGESK; this is translated from the coding sequence ATGATCCGTATTTTGAAATTTATACTTCCACTTCTCTTTTTATCCGGAATGATCGCTCTATTCGCTCAGGATCTTTCCCAATGGCAGGATAAAAATCCTTACTCCAGAAGCCAAAATCTGAAAGTGGGAACCGCTATATTCGTAAAATTGAAAGAAGGTTTTACTGCGGAGTTCGAGATCGAATCCACTGCGGATGAAAATATCACGATCAAGGCTGTGCCTGATAAAAAAGTGATCCCTGATAATCCCGCTTATAATACAGACCGCACTATCGTTAGAAAGAATAAAGGTAAGATTAAATCCTTAGGAAAACTAAAAGGAAATCTAACTGCTGTTGTAACAGCGATAGATGCAAATACCGGACTTTTAACTTTACAGGGACAACGTTCTTCTACTTATAATGGAGAACCTTCTCAAGTTCTTTTAACAGGAAGATTGTCCCCTGAATTTATCGCGAAAGATAATTCTGTGGATGCGGATCGTATCGCTGATTTGCAAATCCAGTTTACTGGCAGAATTGAGCCTAAGAATCTACAACCTCCTATTACTTTAAAAACGATCAATAACCCAGATGGAACTGTAACCGTTAAGGCGGAACTTTCGGAAGAAGAAAAGCAAAGATATATTTTGGAACAGCTGAACCGTCTATTAGGAGAATCTAAATGA